One part of the Rutidosis leptorrhynchoides isolate AG116_Rl617_1_P2 chromosome 1, CSIRO_AGI_Rlap_v1, whole genome shotgun sequence genome encodes these proteins:
- the LOC139886426 gene encoding lysine-specific demethylase JMJ27-like isoform X3 — METTNGNHLIAKQEDVIDDQKMDVDVMDKALDLNGGDKDDEPETRVRVESQVKVNKRKKKGKRGRRKGWNKKTDNQEDAVIKEDVDEETKKEDMVNDQETKNQETKGRSSDFNDVDDGEQQSRVRASDTEGVVDKKKRGRSKKTAVKEVEEDDDEVTKEDDEETKEDDVADDDCDKNEGFGSRPKRSCRKTNVNYAADPFEGITHVLRKGSSGNKKPRKEIKKKDEGDVVKRKDVNGDEVKSDKRPRCASKHMVPDENGVLQYVQSVMCHQCQRNDKGRVVNCGNCKTKRYCVPCMTTWYPNMTEEMFAERCPVCLDNCNCKSCLRDVHPKVKGKIDFKPSDDQKVQYSIYILHVLLPFLERLNKEHIKEKLIESNIQGCQVSEVNLHKAKCSSDERMYCDCCKTSIFDLHRSCPSCNYDLCLKCCWELRDGNLQGNKEDVKYDFTDPGVEYLHGGAYKPPVTKRETNCVTMTEAPNGKIITDWKCFDDGRIPCPPESMGGCGHGVLELMYVKKEESVSTLLENAKELLKKHKLKEDMREMPKEWCTCSDSVNENDTDKQLRKAASRENSNDNYLYCPRAIDIQSGDLKHFQWHWSKGQPVIVSNVLETTLGLSWEPMVMWRAFRQIANVNHDTLLDVTALNCLDWCEVDINVHKFFTCYTDGRYESNGWPQILKLKDWPPSNLFEERLPRHGVEFISSLPFKEYTHPRDGYLNLAVKLPAKSCKPDMGPKTYIAYGVFQELGRGDSVTKLHCDMSDAINVLTHTATWTLGSDKLQSIKRLKMKHEAQDLKELFGVNNGNITDGSDEDIGSSKKSNATRRTRQNETRVKRHVKVEDKSVLGDCNGKTGYIPKSDNESDPTRVQLNGHKVSEGAECITGSSQEDDEVKRKDISNGSTRRSGRKKLKSNETDKSSPTEKRDSSSENEEACNDDEQTDDMEVDNQNGTCVDGLNLEEGGALWDIFRREDTPKLEEYLKKHFTEFRHVFCRPLQQVIHPIHDQTFYLTVEHKRKLKEEFGIEPWTFVQKLGDAVFIPAGCPHQVRNLKNPKLFDIHTSGSPSSHQSSLTHLAQAKDLMA, encoded by the exons ATGGAAACAACGAACGGCAATCATCTTATTGCCAAACAAGAAGATGTAATTGATGATCAGAAGATGGATGTTGATGTAATGGATAAAGCTTTAGATCTGAATGGCGGTGATAAGGATGATGAACCAGAAACTAGGGTTAGGGTTGAGTCGCAGGTAAAAGTGAATAAACGAAAGAAAAAGGGGAAAAGAGGTAGGCGTAAAGGATGGAACAAAAAGACTGATAATCAGGAGGATGCTGTTATAAAAGAAGACGTCGATGAAGAAACAAAAAAAGAAGACATGGTTAATGATCAGGAAACTAAAAATCAAGAAACAAAAGGTAGATCTTCAGACTttaatgatgttgatgatggtgaacaGCAAAGTAGGGTAAGGGCTTCCGATACAGAAGGAGTGGTTGATAAGAAAAAAAGAGGTAGGAGTAAAAAGACTGCTGTAAAAGAagtagaagaagatgatgatgaagtaaCAAAGGAAGATGATGAAGAAACAAAGGAAGATGACGTGGCTGATGATGACTGTGATAAAAATGAAGGATTTGGGAGCAGGCCTAAAAGAAGCTGTAGGAAGACCAATGTTAACTATGCTGCTGATCCTTTTGAAGGAATAACTCATGTTTTAAGGAAAGGGTCTAGTGGTAATAAAAAACCTAGGAAGGAAATAAAGAAGAAAGATGAAGGGGATGTGGTTAAAAGAAAGGATGTTAATGGAGATGAGGTTAAGAGTGATAAAAGGCCTAGGTGTGCTAGCAAACATATGGTTCCTGATGAAAAT GGAGTCCTACAATATGTTCAATCAGTGATGTGTCATCAGTGTCAAAGGAACGACAAGGGCCGTGTTGTAAATTGTGGCAATTGTAAGACGAAGCGTTACTGTGTGCCTTGCATGACAACATG GTACCCCAACATGACAGAGGAGATGTTTGCTGAGCGTTGCCCTGTTTGTCTTGACAATTGCAACTGCAAATCTTGCCTGCGCGATGTACACCCAAAA GTCAAAGGGAAGATTGATTTTAAACCAAGTGATGATCAGAAAGTTCAGTATTCTATCTATATCTTACATGTCCTTCTTCCATTTTTGGAGCGTCTCAACAAGGAGCACATAAAGGAGAAACTGATAGAGTCTAACATTCAAG GATGTCAAGTATCCGAAGTAAATTTGCACAAGGCAAAATGTAGCTCGGACGAGCGCATGTACTG TGACTGTTGTAAAACCTCAATTTTTGACTTGCATAGAAGCTGCCCCAGTTGTAACTATGATCTTTGCCTTAAATGTTGCTGGGAATTGCGTGATGGAAACCTTCAGGGAAACAAAGAAGATGTTAAATATGATTTTACAGATCCAGGTGTTGAATATTTGCATGGCGGGGCTTATAAACCACCGGTTACAAAACGTGAAACAAATTGTGTAACAATGACTGAAGCACCTAATGGGAAGATAATAACTGACTGGAAGTGTTTCGATGATGGCAGAATTCCTTGTCCACCAGAAAGTATGGGCGGTTGTGGACATGGAGTATTAGAGTTGATGTACGTTAAGAAAGAAGAAAGTGTTTCGACATTGTTGGAGAATGCAAAAGAGCTGTTAAAGAAGCACAAATTGAAGGAAGATATGCGAGAGATGCCCAAGGAATGGTGCACATGTTCGGATTCGGTAAACGAAAATGATACCGATAAGCAGTTACGTAAGGCTGCTTCTCGTGAGAATTCGAATGACAATTATTTGTATTGTCCACGAGCTATAGACATTCAATCTGGGGATCTGAAACATTTTCAGTGGCATTGGTCAAAAGGTCAGCCTGTAATAGTCAGTAATGTTCTTGAAACCACTCTTGGGTTGAGTTGGGAGCCCATGGTTATGTGGCGTGCTTTTCGTCAGATAGCAAATGTTAATCATGACACACTCTTGGATGTGACTGCTCTTAATTGTTTAGATTGGTGTGAG GTTGATATTAATGTTCATAAATTTTTTACTTGTTATACGGATGGTCGATATGAATCCAATGGGTGGCCTCAGATCCTTAAGTTGAAAGATTGGCCTCCATCAAATTTGTTTGAAGAACGTTTACCCCGCCACGGTGTTGAGTTTATATCTTCTTTGCCCTTTAAGGAATATACACATCCTCGTGATGGTTATCTTAATCTTGCTGTAAAGCTGCCTGCAAAGTCTTGCAAACCAGACATGGGTCCCAAAACGTATATAGCTTATGGTGTTTTTCAAGAATTAGGTCGTGGAGATTCTGTAACCAAACTTCATTGTGACATGTCTGATGCG ATTAATGTGTTGACTCACACTGCAACTTGGACCCTTGGCTCCGATAAACTTCAAAGCATAAAGAGATTAAAAATGAAGCACGAGgctcaggatcttaaggagctctTTGGTGTCAATAATGGTAACATAACAGATGGTAGTGATGAGGATATTGGTTCCTCGAAGAAATCAAATGCAACACGACGTACCCGTCAAAACGAAACTAGAGTTAAACGTCATGTTAAAGTAGAAGATAAAAGTGTGCTAGGTGATTGTAATGGTAAGACTGGATACATCCCAAAAAGTGACAATGAATCAGATCCAACTAGGGTTCAGTTAAATGGACATAAAGTAAGTGAAGGGGCCGAATGTATAACTGGCAGCAGTCAAGAAGATGACGAGGTAAAAAGAAAAGATATTTCAAATGGAAGTACAAGACGAAGTGGTAGAAAGAAATTGAAGTCTAATGAAACTGACAAATCATCTCCTACTGAGAAACGGGATAGTAGTTCAGAGAATGAAGAAGCTTGTAATGATGATGAGCAGACAGATGATATGGAAGTTGATAATCAGAATGGTACTTGTGTTGATGGATTGAATCTGGAAGAAGGTGGCGCATTGTGGGACATCTTTCGGAGGGAAGATACTCCTAAATTGGAAGAATATCTTAAAAAACACTTCACCGAGTTCAGACATGTTTTCTGTCGTCCACTGCAGCAG GTTATCCACCCAATTCATGATCAAACATTTTACTTAACAGTTGAGCATAAAAGGAAGCTTAAAGAGGAGTTTG gaaTTGAACCGTGGACTTTCGTCCAAAAGCTTGGAGATGCTGTCTTTATACCTGCTGGTTGCCCTCATCAAGTTAGAAATCTTAAG AACCCGAAACTGTTTGATATTCATACTTCTGGCAGTCCAAGCTCGCACCAGAGCAGCCTAACACATTTAGCCCAAGCGAAGGATCTTATGGCTTAG